The sequence below is a genomic window from Ornithobacterium rhinotracheale.
TTTGGTCTAAAAGAGTGAGCGCGGAGAAGATGAAATCATACAATTGCGGATTGGCTTCGTCTTGCCTAAGACACGAATTAATAATCTCGCTTAAAAGTTGTAATACAATCGATTTGGCAGGTTGCGTGTGCAAATCGATGAAAGCATGCGAAGTTTGTAAATTTTTAGGGTGTTTTAGGCTCCCGCGTGTGTTTTCTTCTACCGAGATTTCCACTTCGGCAAAAGGGAAAAGCAGGCTGCGGTTTCGTTTTTTTTGTTTATAAAAACCTTTAATCATAAAAGCCAACATGCCCAATTCTCGGGTGTAGAGATGCAGAATCAATCCAGAATCTCCATATTTTAAATGCTTGATGACAAGGGCGCGTGTTTTTTTCATATCTTAAAGAAAAGTGAAATTTTCTTGAAAAAATGAGTTTCAACTCAATCCAAAATCGAATGTGCGTAAAATTATGTAAATTTGCAGACTTAAAAAAGTTTTAATTAAAATCATGACCAAAGATAATAAGATTGAATTAATGGCCCCTGCGGGGGACTTTACAGCCCTACAAGCCGCTATAGATAACGGTGCAGACTCGGTTTATTTTGGTGTAGAACAGCTTAATATGAGAGCTCGTGCTTCTATGAATTTTACCATTGATGATCTCCCAGAGATTAGCCGTAGATGCAAGGAAAAAGGAGTTAGAACTTATTTAACCCTCAATACCATTATCTATGATCACGATCTTTCCATCATCAAAACTTTACTTGACAGAGCCAAAGAAGCAGACCTAACCGCAGTGATTGCAATGGATCAGGCGGTGATTGCCTATGCTCGGCAGATAGGTATGGAGGTTCATATCTCTACTCAAATAAATATTACTAATATAGAAACTGTGAAGTTCTATGCACTATTTGCTGATACTATGGTGATGAGCCGCGAGCTGAGTATTAATCAAATAAAGAAGATTTGTACACAAATAGAAAAAGAACAGATTAAAGGTCCCTCTGGTAATTTAGTAGAGATAGAAATATTTGGGCATGGTGCATTATGTATGGCGGTATCAGGTAAGTGTTATCTGAGCTTACACTCTCATAACTCTTCTGCTAATAGAGGGGCATGCAAACAGAATTGTAGAAAGAAATATACCGTAATAGACCAAGAATCTGGCTTTGAGATAGAGTTAGATAATGAATATATGATGTCACCAAAAGACCTGTGTACGATTAATTTTTTAGATCAAATTGTAGATGCAGGGGTAAAGGTGTTAAAAATAGAAGGAAGGGGCGTGCACCAGAATATGTGGCTACGGTAACTAAATGCTATCGTGAGGCCATAGACAGTATTGCAGAGGGAACTTTTACCCAAGAAAAAGTGGCAGAGTGGATGAAACTGCTAGAAACTGTCTATAATAGAGGCTTCTGGAGCGGCTACTATCTAGGACAAGAGCTAGGCGAATGGTCTCCAAATCCAGGTTCTAACGCGACACAGAAGAAAGTGTATATAGGTAAAGGGAGACACTTTTATCCAAAATCTAATATTGCTGAGTTTTTAATAGAAGCATATGATTTAAGCGTAGGGGATAAGGTTCTAATACAAGGGCCTACAACAGGGTCTCAGGAAATGGAGATTACCGAAATGATGATTGATGGGCAGGGAATGAAAGAAAAAGCTACAAAGGCTGATGTGATTACTTTTAAAACCGGTTTTAGGGTGCGCCCGAGTGATAAACTTTATAAAGTAGTGAAGGCTTGATTTATGCTGAAAAAGAATTTTAAACCATTATTTATGCTGAAAAAGAATTTTAAACCATTATTTATGCTGAAAAAGAATTTTAAACCATTATTTATGCTGAAAAAGAATTTTAAACCATTATTTATGCTGAAAAAGAATTTTAAACCATTATTTATGCTGAAAAAGAATTTTAAACCATTATTTATGCTGAAAAAGAATTTTAAACCATTATTTATGCTGAAAAAGAATTTTAAACCATTATTTATGCTGAAAAAGAATTTTAAACCATTATTTTTTTATTTATGCTTTTGGATGAGTTTGGCGGCGTGTCAATCTCAGTCTTTTGGAGGGCTTCAGTTCCCTAAAATAGTTTATCAATCCGAGGATTTAAAGGTGGTTCAGATTGCGCCTGATACTTTTGTCCATACGTCTTATTTAGCCACCCAGCAATGGGGAAAAGTGCCTTGCAACGGTATGATTGTCAGATATCAACGAGAAGCGATGGTTTTTGATACGCCCACAGATGAAGCCTCTTCGGAAGCTTTAATCCATTGGATTGAAAACGAACTGAAAGCCGAAATAAAATGGGTGGTGCCTACACATTTTCACGATGATAATTTGGGCGGATTACCAGCGTTTCATCGGAATGCGGTGATGTCTGCCGCTTATTATAAAACCCGAGATTTGGCTAAAAAACACCAAAATGTGCAGATTCTTACCGGTTTTTCAAGTGTAGATTCAACTTGGGATTTGGGTGGTGAAAAAATTCGGATTGGGTATTATGGAGAAGGGCACACGGAAGATAATGTGGTGGTGTATTTCCCCAAAGATCAAGTGCTATTTGGCGGCTGTTTGGTAAAGGAATTGGGCGCTGGCAAAGGCAACCTGTCCGATGCTTTTCCCCAAAAATGGTCGGCAACCATTCAAAAAGTGAAACACGCCTATCCAGAAGCGAAAATTGTGGTGCCTGGACATGGCAAAATAGGGGGCAAAGAGCTATTGGACTACACGGCGCAACTTTTCAAACCATAATGATATTGATATAAAAACGAAGCGATGGTCATCATAACCTTACAGAGAGATAAATGCATCGGTTGCAACTATTGTGCGGAGTTTGCGCCAGAGTTTTTCCGTATGTCTAAAAAAGATGGGAAATCGGTATTGCTAAAATCTAAGGATAAAAAGGGTTTTCATACTTTTAAAACACCTATTCCTGATGCTTTTGAGCCTTGCGAAAAAGCAGCCAAAGCTTGCCCTGTGAACATCATCGATGTGAAAACTACTTAAAATATGAAATTTAGCAAAACCCAATGGCGCAAAGTTTATAAACAAAAACGCAAAGCACTTTCAGCAGAAGAAAGAAAGGCATTAAGCCAAAAAATCTTTGTGCAATTGGCACAATCCGATTGGGTGGAAAAAGCACAAAATATCCATATTTTCATTTCGGTGGAAAAGTTGGGCGAAGTGTCTACGCAAAAATTTATTCAATTACTTTGGGCTAAAGGCAAAAGTGTTTTTATCCCAAAAGTTGAAGGCGAATCGCTCATCACCTGTGAGTACACCCCCGAAACACTTATGGAAATGAGCCGTTGGGGCATTTTGGAACCTAAATCACCCAAAATAGTATCTGAAAAAGAAATAGATTTAGTCATTACGCCACTTTTAATCTGTGATAGAAAAGGCACGCGTGTGGGCTATGGTGGCGGATTCTACGACGGGCTTTTTGCTAAATGCAAGCCCGATATTTTAAAAATCGGGGTAAATTATTTTTCTCCTATAAACGAAATAATTACTACTTACGAAAGCGATGTTCCGCTGGATTATTTGGTAACGCCCGAAGATATCTTTGAATTTTAAACAAAATAAAAAAAGCCATTTCAAATTAAGAAATGGCTTTTTTAGTGTTTTTTTATTTTTTCAATTCTTCGGGATTACAGCCACGGGAATAGGCTTGATTTTGTGTTGCATTGCGCGGTTAAATTTATTGAAAATCTGCAATACTTCGCGCTTCCTCCCTTGAAAGTCCTCTGGCTTGTGGTTTTGGTACACGCTCATAGCCCATTCTAGCTCATCGTAGGTAGCCCCTAATTGGTCTTCATCGGTGCGGTCGTCGTTCCATAGCCCGTCGGTGGGTTTAGCATTTTGGATAGAGGCTATGATTTCTAATTCTTTGGCTAGCTTAAAAACTTCGCTTTTCATCAAATCCCCAATCGGAGAAATGTCCACTCCGCCGTCGCCATACTTGGTAAAGAATCCTACGCCAAAGTCTTCTACCTTGTTTCCTGTGCCTACTACCAAGTAGCGATTAAGTCCTGCGTAATAATACAGCGTGGTCATTCTCAAACGCGAGCGTGCATTGGCAAGTGCTAAGTCATTTTGTGCATGATTTTTGTCAGTTACTACGGCATCGCTCAGCGCATCAAAAGTAGGCGTAAGGTCTACTCGCATACCCTTTACATTAGGATATCTTTCTTCGAGCCAAGCGATGTGGTCTTGCGCTCTATTTACTTGATCCTGAGCTTGGTGTATTGGCATTTCAATTGCAAGCATGGGTGCGCCTGTTTGAGCGGTAAGTGTTGAAACTACAGCAGAATCAATTCCGCCAGAGATTCCAATCACCCATCCGTCCATGCCAGATTTAGATAAATAATCCTTTAACCAGTCAACAATATAATTAATTACTTCTTTTGTGTGCATAATTTCTGTATTTTTGAATTTTCAAAGTTAATGCTTTCAATTCATGAAAAAAATATTTTTCTATGTAATATTAGTTTTAGTTATCTTTTCTTGCCAGAAAAAAGTGCACGAATTTGAGACAGATGTTCCTCCTTTTACGGATTCGATTCAGGTGAAAGATGTGTCTAAGGCTTATTATGATACAAAAATCAGCAATCAGGCGTTGGCTAAACTTTATCCTGATTTTTTTGCCGATATTCCAGACACGATTTTGGAGAGTCGCCGTGCAGATACCCTAGCCATTGCTTTGAACCAAGCGGTAGAAAACCAATTTAAAAATTTAGCCTTAAAAGATTCATTGCGAACGATCTTTAAATATGTAAAATACTATTATCCCAATTTCACCGCCCTACGGTGTACACTTTTACGGGAGAGTTGCCGTATATGAATCCCGTTGCCTACTGGGTGCAGAGTAACGATATGGTGCTCGGGCTTGATTGGTTTTTGGGTAAAGATTATCCATTGTACCAAAAAATGGGAATTCCGCAATATATCAGAAACAATTTTAAGCCACAGGATTTAAAAATTAGCATAGCCGAAAGCATGGCAAGGCAGCTTGTCCCAATGGATATTACTAAAAGAAAATTTGTGGAAAAAATGATTTATGCGGGAAAAGTTTTGTTGGCTACACAAGCCTTTTTACCTGAAAAATCAGCCCAAGAAATCATGCAATATTCGTCAGAGCAATGGCAATGGTGTGTAGATAATGAAGCTGATATGTATGTGTATTTTACCGAAAGCGAATATTTCTTTGACGAAGATAAAAAACTAAGCGAGCGATTCATAGAGCCTGCACCTTTTTCTAAATTCTTTACCGATACCGATAATGAAACGCCTGGTAGAGTAGGGGCGTGGATGGGCTTGCAGATTTGCCATGCGTATTTAAAACAAAATCCAAAAGTGGATTTAGCTACATTTTTAAGCGATAATGATTATTTGAAAATATTTAAAGACTCAAAATATAAACCAATAAAATAAATGAAATCCGAAATAAAAATAAGCGTTGAACTCGACGAGAATAAAGTGCCAGAAAAGCTCAGCTGGAGTGCCGTAGATGGTGGCGTGGAAAATCAAGAAACCAAGGCCGCGTTGCTCTCGCTATGGGACGACAAGCAGCGAGAATCCTTGCGTATAGACTTGTGGACCAAGGATATGCCGATGGATCACATGAAAATATTTTTTCACCAAATATTTAGATCCATGGCGGATACCTACCAGCGCGCAACCGATGAGAAAGAAGTGGCAGAGAAGATTAGAGAATTTGCGGAGGACTATGCCCGTGCGGCGAAAATTAAATAAAATATGACAGAATATAACTTCGATGAGGTAGTAGATAGGAGAGGTACAGGAGCCTTAAAAATTGAAGCTTTAAAAACCAAATGGGGACGCACCGATTTAATACCACTCTGGGTGGCCGATATGGATTTTAAAACCCCTAAATTTGTAATAGAAGCGGTGCAAAATAGATTAAACAACGAGATCTTTGGCTATACTTCGGCATCAGAAGACTGGTACCATGCCATCATCGATTGGCAAAAAAAGAGAAATCAATGGGAAATCACCAAGGAGATGATTTCCTTTGTGCCTGGTGTAGTGCCAGGGCTTTCATTTGCCGTGCAATGCTTTACAGAGCCTGGCGACAAGGTGCTTATAATGCCACCAGTCTATCAGCAGTTTGGGAAATCGGTGCGCAATCACGATAGGGAGCTAGTGCTGTGTCCGCTCAAGCTAGTAGGTATGGATTACACCTTTGATTTTGCCCTTTTTGAGCAGCGCGTAAAGGATTGTAAACTATTTCTACTATGCAATCCGCATAACCCAGGAGGCAAGGTGTGGCGTAAAGAAGAACTGCAAGAAATTGCACGCATTTGCAAAAAGCACAAGGTGCTAGTAGTTTCAGACGAAATACATTCAGATTTAACCTTTGCTCCACACAAGCATCACCCATTTTCATCGGTAAGCGAGGAGGCGAGAGACAATAATGTTACATTCAATGCGCCAAGCAAGGCATTTAACTTAGCGGGCTTTTGTAGCTCATTTGCCATTATCGAAAACCCAGAAATCAGAAAAAGATTTGTAGACTTTACCGAGAAAATGATGGTGGGAGATGCCAATGTTTTTGCCTATCTCACAACCACAGCTGCTTACAACAATGGCGAAAAATGGCTAGAGGCAGTAAAGGAATATATAGAGCAGAATATCCTATACCTAGATCAGTATTTAAAAGAGCATGCTCCTAAAATCAAAGCCGTAATTCCACAAGCATCTTATCTAGTGTTTTTAGATTGTAGGGAGCTTAATTTAAGTCAGCAGGACTTGGTAGATTTCTTTGTAGACAAAGCCCATTTAGCCCTAAATTTAGGAGAGGACTATGGCGAAAACGGAAAAGGCTTTATGCGAATTAATTTAGCCGCACCACGAGTGCTTATCCAGAAAGCCCTAAACCAAATAAAAGAAGCCTACGAGGAAAAGAATTTTTAGTAAGACGTAAATTATAAAATCAATATAATAGAATTAAAACATAGTAAAATTCCCGATTATTTTGCTATCTTTGCAATCCAAAATTTTAATAGAATGAATGTTACATACAATAAAGTAGATGACTTGAACGCAGTCTTGTCAGTATCTATCGAAAAAGCAGACTATGCAGATAAAGTGGAAAAAGCCCTTAAAAATTATAAGAAAAATGCCAATGTGCCAGGGTTTAGAAAAGGTTTTGTTCCAATGGGGCTTGTAAAAAAACAATACGAAAAGCCACTCATCTACGACGAGGTAAATAAACTTTTGCAAGAAAGCGTAAATAAATACTTAAACGATAATAAAGTAGAAACTTTAGGTCAGCCATTGCCAAAAGAAGATAAGGATTTTAGCTGGAATAATGAAACCCTAAAATTCGAATTTGAATTAGGCTTAGCGCCAGAATTTGAGGTGAATCTTTCCGAGGTGAGCGTGCCTTATTACAAAATCACCGTGAGCGATGATGAAGTGGAAAAATACATCGATAATTTTAGACTAAGCTACGGCAAAATGTCTGAAGCAGAAGAAGTGGGCGAAGGAGCTTACATCAAAGGTGTGTTCTATGAATTAGACGAAAACGGAGAAGAAACTTCTGCGCACTACCACGCAAATGTGTTCTACAAAGATTTGAAAGATAAAAAAGCATTTGATGGTAAAAAGAAAGGCGATAAAATAGAAATCGCAGCGCAAGATATCTTTGAAGACCAAGATAGATTGGCTCAAACTTTTGGATTAGAAGAAAGCGAAATCGCTGATTTTAATAAAAAATTAGTTTACAAAATTCAAGATATCGTAAGCCACCAAAAGGCGGAAATCAATCAAGAGTTATTTGACAAAGTATACGGCGAGGGCGCAGTGGATTCCGAAGAGGCATTCCGAGCCAAAGTGAAGGAAGAGGCAGAGAAAATGTATGTTGCAGAAGCCGATAGAGT
It includes:
- the nadE gene encoding NAD(+) synthase, whose translation is MHTKEVINYIVDWLKDYLSKSGMDGWVIGISGGIDSAVVSTLTAQTGAPMLAIEMPIHQAQDQVNRAQDHIAWLEERYPNVKGMRVDLTPTFDALSDAVVTDKNHAQNDLALANARSRLRMTTLYYYAGLNRYLVVGTGNKVEDFGVGFFTKYGDGGVDISPIGDLMKSEVFKLAKELEIIASIQNAKPTDGLWNDDRTDEDQLGATYDELEWAMSVYQNHKPEDFQGRKREVLQIFNKFNRAMQHKIKPIPVAVIPKN
- the gldC gene encoding gliding motility protein GldC translates to MKSEIKISVELDENKVPEKLSWSAVDGGVENQETKAALLSLWDDKQRESLRIDLWTKDMPMDHMKIFFHQIFRSMADTYQRATDEKEVAEKIREFAEDYARAAKIK
- a CDS encoding ferredoxin encodes the protein MVIITLQRDKCIGCNYCAEFAPEFFRMSKKDGKSVLLKSKDKKGFHTFKTPIPDAFEPCEKAAKACPVNIIDVKTT
- a CDS encoding MalY/PatB family protein; this translates as MTEYNFDEVVDRRGTGALKIEALKTKWGRTDLIPLWVADMDFKTPKFVIEAVQNRLNNEIFGYTSASEDWYHAIIDWQKKRNQWEITKEMISFVPGVVPGLSFAVQCFTEPGDKVLIMPPVYQQFGKSVRNHDRELVLCPLKLVGMDYTFDFALFEQRVKDCKLFLLCNPHNPGGKVWRKEELQEIARICKKHKVLVVSDEIHSDLTFAPHKHHPFSSVSEEARDNNVTFNAPSKAFNLAGFCSSFAIIENPEIRKRFVDFTEKMMVGDANVFAYLTTTAAYNNGEKWLEAVKEYIEQNILYLDQYLKEHAPKIKAVIPQASYLVFLDCRELNLSQQDLVDFFVDKAHLALNLGEDYGENGKGFMRINLAAPRVLIQKALNQIKEAYEEKNF
- the bla gene encoding subclass B1 metallo-beta-lactamase encodes the protein MLKKNFKPLFFYLCFWMSLAACQSQSFGGLQFPKIVYQSEDLKVVQIAPDTFVHTSYLATQQWGKVPCNGMIVRYQREAMVFDTPTDEASSEALIHWIENELKAEIKWVVPTHFHDDNLGGLPAFHRNAVMSAAYYKTRDLAKKHQNVQILTGFSSVDSTWDLGGEKIRIGYYGEGHTEDNVVVYFPKDQVLFGGCLVKELGAGKGNLSDAFPQKWSATIQKVKHAYPEAKIVVPGHGKIGGKELLDYTAQLFKP
- the recO gene encoding DNA repair protein RecO; translation: MKKTRALVIKHLKYGDSGLILHLYTRELGMLAFMIKGFYKQKKRNRSLLFPFAEVEISVEENTRGSLKHPKNLQTSHAFIDLHTQPAKSIVLQLLSEIINSCLRQDEANPQLYDFIFSALTLLDQKPKDFADFHLYFLLKMSHFLGFHPNTERHEAPLFDLEGGEFCYQMQSGFTLNEEESLFFKKLIFLHFDLNSTNVFNQAQRRFLLNSLLQYYQLHLPDFREPKSLEVIKLLF
- a CDS encoding 5-formyltetrahydrofolate cyclo-ligase; the encoded protein is MKFSKTQWRKVYKQKRKALSAEERKALSQKIFVQLAQSDWVEKAQNIHIFISVEKLGEVSTQKFIQLLWAKGKSVFIPKVEGESLITCEYTPETLMEMSRWGILEPKSPKIVSEKEIDLVITPLLICDRKGTRVGYGGGFYDGLFAKCKPDILKIGVNYFSPINEIITTYESDVPLDYLVTPEDIFEF
- a CDS encoding trigger factor encodes the protein MNVTYNKVDDLNAVLSVSIEKADYADKVEKALKNYKKNANVPGFRKGFVPMGLVKKQYEKPLIYDEVNKLLQESVNKYLNDNKVETLGQPLPKEDKDFSWNNETLKFEFELGLAPEFEVNLSEVSVPYYKITVSDDEVEKYIDNFRLSYGKMSEAEEVGEGAYIKGVFYELDENGEETSAHYHANVFYKDLKDKKAFDGKKKGDKIEIAAQDIFEDQDRLAQTFGLEESEIADFNKKLVYKIQDIVSHQKAEINQELFDKVYGEGAVDSEEAFRAKVKEEAEKMYVAEADRVMLTNGLLNLVENKKFDLPKEFLIKWLQFSNPQADSAEKAEQMYENAERGMRFQLVEGRVANQYDVSVTREDVENQAIEAVKQQMKMYGAGLNFDDEMLKGIAQQSLQDENQYRQLADQVFAGKLIELFKQNAKLEEKEVSFEEFVEEVKAQNEKIK